The genomic region GTACGCTGTTCCAGACAGAGACCCTGTTGTTGCCAGCGTACCAGCAGTTATTTGATACATTACGTGCTGAAGGACATTTTGAAGGTGAAACCCCACCAGAGGAACGGATGCTGGGAAGTTTGGGCATGTTGCTCGAAGATATATGGAAAGTCGTTATGCCTGAGGCGTCTGAAGCGGCACATCGTCGTGCAGACGAACTACTGCTTCAACTGGAGATTGAGGGGCTCGATGAAGGTAGCTCCCAATTGTATCCTGGAGTGAAAGAAACGCTACAAGCATTGAAAGACCAAGGAATACGGCTGTTTGTTGCCAGTAATGGGCTGGAGGATTATGTGAAGGGGGTAGCGTTCGCACACGAGATTATGCCTTTCTTTGAAGGGGTATACAGTGCAGGCCAGTACAAGACGCCCTCCAAAATCAATTTAGTACAGATTCTGCTGGAGAAACATCGGATTCAGGACGCCTGGATGGTCGGGGATCGCTCCTCCGATGTGGAAGCGGGTAAAATGAACCATCAGACGGTCATCGGCTGTGCCTATGCCGGATTCGGTCGTGATGAGGAGCTAGCAGGCTCGGATGCGCTGATCTCTGATTTTAAGGAACTACTGCGTCTGTATGATGAAGCGGAATAAGCGAATCAACGGATAAGAATGTCGATAATCATACGAGAGCGCCCAGGCCCGATATGTATCAGCGGGTTGGGCGCTCTTTTATTCGTGATCAACAAGATCATCTCTTTTTGCGTGCTTTCTTCAATGCAGATGTTCTGTTGCTTGCAAGCCGGGTTGTTCTGATTTGTTTGACTGGGCGACTTGCCCGGTTACGGTATACCCATAATGCATATTCAAGCGGCTGAGTGATGGCCTTATAATACATATCTCGCTCACCGATGCGGGCGAATACTTCACGTGCAGGCTTGGGGTTAACTTCGAGCAGGTAGATACGACCGCTCTTGTCAATCGCCAAATCCAGTGCCAGCTCGCATAAGTCCCCATAGGTATCTTCCAGAAACGAAGCGACATCAATACCGAATTTCTCGGCCGTCGTGTTAATTTCTGCTCGAAGTTCTTCGTCAGGGATCCATTGCTTCATGAGTCGATTCATCGCTACAGCCTGACCGCCGCCATGCAGATTGGAGGTTACACTTTTCTCTGCACCCATGCGTCCTGCGCATCCGGTAAGTTCCCAATGTCCCTCGCCGTTCTTCTGAACCAGCATGCGGTAATCATGCACCCGTCCATTGGGAAGCTGAAGTTGAATGCCCTTCTGTACAAGATATTTGTCTTTCATATTCCAGTGTTGGAGCAACGCACCTAGGCGTGATAGATGGACTTTGCGTGGCGTGATAATACGACGTTTCTGATCCCGTCCCTGAACAAGGACGGTATTCGCCTCGCTACTGCTGCGTTCAACGCGCAGAATACCACGTCCGCCGGTTCCGTTAATGGGTTTCAGGTAGACCAGAGAAGACGCTTTGAGCATCCGGTTTACATCGGACATATCCTGAAATAACACCGTTTCCGGCAGGTGTTCACGAAAGTTAGCTTTTTCCGAAAGGGTCTGATGGATGGTCCATTTATTACGCAGTGGTCTGTTCAGAAAGAGCAGATGTCCATATTTCTCCCGAAAAGCAAGCAGTTGCTGGAATCTGCGGTTACGCTGAATCCGGCAGCGATCAAAGATCAGATCCGGGAATGATCGCCATTCCCGAGACCAGCCTTTTTCCTCATGAAAAACCATCGCCTCAATCTGTTTGCCTCCTGGGTGTACGTCGGCAGGTGTGAATACATAGATATCGAGTCCCCGCTTGCGCCCCTCAAGAATCATTCTGCGATAGATGCTTCGTTCTTCAAGAGCGCGATGTTCATTTAAGTACAACGTCATAATGCCCAGAACAGGTGAGGACACAAACAATCACCTTCTTTTTGCAGTATTCCTGTCTATCATCGTTTGGACTGACGGGCAAGATAAGCGCTGTAGTGAAATATACGTTCCAGTGACCGCCGCCTGATCTGTGGTTCATCGAACTTCATGGGCTTCGCATTGGCTTCGAAGAACCAGATTTCCCCCAGATCATCAATGCCCAGGTCCATGGACATCTCTCCGAGCGTGTAACCTGACCCTCGTTCTACCTGTCTTGCGATCATCAATGAAGTGGATTTCACACGTTTCATCAGGGTAGTTGTCATTTCTTCGCCGAAAAGTTCGGTCAACAGCTTCTCGGGATCCTCCACACTTCCTCCGCGCGGCACATGAGTGGTAATGCTGCGGGAGCCAGCAAGTCTCGCACCTACACCGGTTACGCTCCATTGACCCTTGCTGTTCTTTTGTACAAGAACACGCAAATCGAAGGGACGTTTACGAGAGGAAGCCAGTTCAATGCCTTGTTGCATGATGTAGGGCGTAAGCCCGGTTTCTTTGCGAATTCGTGCCCATAACTTGGCGAGTGTAGCCGTCTTATAGGTCGTGCTTTTCCGTGTGGTCTGTATTTTAAGCCGATAGGGAAGGCGCTCTTTTTCCTGGAATTTCAGCATCATGATTCCTTTGCCAGCTTTGCCACTCTCGGGCTTGAGGTACAGATAGGGATGTGTCCGCAGAACGGCACCGAGAGAAGAAGCGCTGCGCATCCGCCGAGTATGGGGAATCAGTTGCTGAGTCGATTTGGATTTCTTGAGCCATTCGAACAGGTTCCATTTATTGAAGAAGAATGGGTTATACAGTTCGATTCCCGATTGCATGCATTCGTCAATTTTGCGCTGAACGGAAGGTTTTCCTTCATCTTCCCGGTTGGGAATACGATTGTACAGCACATGGGGAAGGGGGAAAGGCTGTGAAACCCACTTTCCACTCCCCTTGTTGTACGTATATCCTTTCACGGTGGGACCACTCACGTTCAGATCCCGCACAGTCACAATGTACACCACATATCCCATGCTCTCGCCTGTCTGCAGAATATCCTGAAAATTTTGATGATTCCCCCTGAACATCCGCTGATTATCATGCATGGTCAAAACAGCAATGACAGGTTTGAAATCATCATGAAGGCTCATCAAATGCCTTCCTTCTTCCGGAACTTGCTCAAATACAGGCAGTGTTCCAAAATGTGCTCCACCGACGATTTTCCCTCCACCCGGAGTGAAGGGTGACGGAAAATGGAGCGCCCGGGTTTGGCGTTCGCTTCGAACATCCATACATGTTCCTCCTGATCAATGCCCAGATCAAAGCCAATCTCACCAATCAGATGCTGGTGCTGGGTTTCAATCGCCTGGGCCAGTGTAATAGCGACGGATTTGGCCTGCTGAAGAACTTCTCCCGAACGGTCGCCGAAGTTGCGACTGAGAGCTTGCTCAGGGGTCATTAGGGAGCCACCATTTTTGATGTGTGTTGTGACGCTGCCACGTCCTGCCTTTTTGGCGCCAATTCCGACAACAACCCATTGATTGTTACCATTTTTGTGCATGTGAAAACGAAAATCAATCGGACATTCATCAATCTCAATCAGTCGTATTCCCTGTTGAACGACATATCCGCGAAGTTGTTTGCCGTGTCTTCCCTGAAGCATGCGCATCAGACTGTTGAAGGACCCGAAGCGCAGGAGAGCATTACCACCTTTTTTGCGATAACGCGCGAAATATCCACGTTTTGGCGAGTAGGTCAGGCGATAGATCCCATTCCCCAGACTTCCGGCAGTAGGCTTATAGTAGACAAACTGATGGCGTTCCAGCATTTCTTTCATCTGTTCCACAGACGGATTGGTAATCGATTCAGGGATATACCGTCCTGCTGTCGGTTCATTTTCCAGCAATGTATAGATATCCGATTTGTTGAAGAAGCTCCAGTTGAAGAATGGAATTTTCCGGCGAATAAATCGCTCCCGCAGTTGGTTAATCGCTGGTGAGAAGTCTGAACGGCGGCTCGGCAACCGGTTGTAAACGACATCGGGCAGGGGTACCGTTCTGCGGGTGAAGCTTCCGTTATCATTCAGAAAAAAACCGGATACCGTCTCGTTCTGCCAATTGATATCCCGGGGAGTAAAGGCATAAATATAGGATTTCCGGCTGCCTTCCCGGAGTAACTGTTTGATGAACCCTGTACGGGAACCGAATGGATTCGTGCTTGTCGAAGGCCCATCGGAGAGTACGCCGATCAGTGGACCTAACTGGACTTCATCATTTTGCAAGTTCCGGAGATAAATACTGCCCCGTTTGGGAACGTTCATCAGATTACGGATGCCTGAGGCGAGATAGAGATGTTTACCTGCTTTTTTGATTGGTTTGATCGTCGCAGGTACCCGGTCACGCCCGAAGCGAAGGTTCACCGTTTTTTTGCCGGACAGGTTGAGGCTCTTCATTAAAGCGTTGGATACATAAACCACTTTATCCGGTTGCTTGGTGAAATGCAGATTGCAAAAGGTCAAACTCATGATTTATCCTCCTATCCTGAAAAGATCCTTGTGCTCCATGGCAAGCGGGCGCTGCGGGCCTCAGCCGCCGTGAATCGGGATGGGTTTCAGGCCAGCTTTGCTGGATGTATTCGGCATTTTCATTGGACGAATGATGTCCGTGAGAACATGTTGTTGCAACAGATAACGGGCATAGGCAAGCGGCCGGGTATAAGTCAGGGCATGCATGCGTCGGTCGCCCGCTTCTGCGAATGAGGTGCGGCCTGGTTTGGAATTGACTTCAATTAGCCAGAGTTGACCATCGGCATCTGCTCCAAAATCAAGCCCCAATTCGGCTAGCCTGCCGAAACGACTCTCCAGCAGGGTGGGGATAAGAGCGGCAGTCTGCCGGATGCTCTTCAGCAGAGCTTCCGTGCGGACCGTTCCATATCGCTGGAGCAGATATGCATGGGCGGGATATGCTCTACCGCCTCCGTGAAGATTCGACGTGAGCGAGCCCACGGGTCCTTCTCGCACCATGCATCCTGTCAGCGTCCAGCGACCTTGCCCGTTCTTTTGCATTAGAGCCCGTATGTCGAACGCTCTTCCTTGATAGCTGAGCTCCAGATAGGGCTGCACGATCATCTTGCGCTCAGCCTGAAGTGTTGCCAGCCAGGAAGATACGGCCTGAGTGTGATCGAAGGTGATACAAAATTTTTCATTATCCGCGTTACGACCCTCCACGATCCATGTGGCTGGAGTCGCTCCCCGAGACAGGCGAAAGGTATTCTTGCCATGGGTACCTGATACCGGTTTGAAGAACAGTCCCATGGGCCAACGTTCCAGCCATGTTTCCCAGGGGATATGCAACCCGATCCGAGTTGTCGGTGCAAGTTTTGCCCGCAATTCAGGATTTCGGGACAGCACACGGTGCACTTCCCATTTTCCTGGTAGGGAAGCAGACCAATAACGGTGCTGATCTGTGCCATTGGTGGATATCCGTTCCTTGAGCTGCTGTCTAACGTTTCTGGGTAGGGGCCGAAGACAACGGTCCATAATGAGGTCGACTGTAGGAATAAGGATCTTCTCCCACGTCCCTTGATGATAGGCATATCCCCATTGAAGAGGGGAATGGGCTGCATCAACCGATATTGGGATCACAATAACCTGAAGGGCATATCGCACACTCCCCAGACTGAGACGACGGCAGAAAAGTTCATCCGTGAAGGGAGGTGAGCCTTCGGTCGCACGTACCAGAATGGCCAGTGTTTTTGTCTGAGCTGATGGAAACATTACGCTGCACCTCTCCTCTATCAGATTTGTGTCCAATAGGGAATCACTTTTCAAAACCCGGCCAGGTACGTGGAGTATTCCAGCATGGCTTTGACCGAAGGACGGATCTTGCTCTCACTCAGTGGTGTATTGTCGTTCTTGGATGGTTTCGAGTTGACTTCGAGCAGCCATACACGTCCAGTGGAGTCTAGGGCCAGATCAATACCAAGTTCGCCAAAGTGAGCAGGGATGGCACTCTCGATCCCTTTGGCGATATCCAGTGCTGCCGTGTGCAATCCTGCATATGCGGAAGCTTTGGCTGATCCGGACAATTGTGTTTTGGCAACGGCTTCCTTCACGGTGCTGAGACTTCCACCCCGTGCCAGATTCGATACGTAGTGACTTCCGCCGGCAATCCGGGCTACGATGGAGGTTACGCTCCATTTTCCGGTACGATTTTTTTGCACGAGCGCACGGAAATCCACGGGTCTGCCACTGTGATCAATGAGAGTCAGCCCTTGTTGGATCTGGTAACGCGTTGTTTTCATTTTCCCAGACATACTGGCATACAGTTTATCCAGAGAAGCATACGTTTGTTTCCGGGTACCCCCGACACCAGTCGCCAAAGTCAGGAAACTTCCGTCCGTCTGACGTGAGACCCGGATGATGCCTTTGCCTAATGAACCGCGAACTGGCTTCAAAAATACAACCGGATGTCGGTTACACATTGTCTTGAGCATGGAGGAAGTCTTGAGCAAATAGGACTCGGGAAGAACTCGTTTAAGCGTTGAAATGGACTTGAGTGCGTCAAATACTTCGTTTTTGTCCAGAAACTTTTCATTGAAGGTTTGCGTGCCGTAGAGCGATTTTACTTCTTTCATAAAATGCTGTACGCTAGGTTTGTTCTCAAGCTTGCGGGACGTTAGCCGGTTATTGACGACGTCTGCTACAGGCAGAACAGTCTTTTTCCAGCCGTCATCATACACCCAGCCTTTCATATAACCCGTTACCGCTCCAATATCCTCCGGTGTGAAAAAGGATACATAGGCGCCCTGCTTACGGCAGGCGTTCACCAGTTCTTGACAGAACATCGTGATGGAGCCAAAGGGCCGATCGGGCTGATCGGGATAATCTTGGCTAACCAGTACACTGATGTAGGGTCCAAGGCGAAGCGTACGGCTGGCTGAACGATAGGATACCCTCAGGACCGAACGCGGAACAAGACCGGTCTTGCTGGCAACCGTCTGATTGATGCGCAGTCCGTCATACCTTGGTACCGGAATGACAGTGACTTCTCGGCGGAAAGAGCCAAATTGCAGCTGAAGCGGCCTTCCTGAAGGGATTTTAAGTGCCTTGAGCACCCCTTCGCCCAGCATGATGACGTCGTCCTGCAGGATGCCCGAGCCGGTAACCTGAATCGTTACTTTTTTAGTGGACATCACGGATCTCCTTCCGGGCGGCAACTTGATGTCTGATCTCGAAGTTGAACGGCATCTGAACATGGCATGTGCTTCATCATATGAGGACATATAACCCTTGGTGATTGACCCATATGGATTAAATGCATTTCATTAGGGGTACGTTATCGAAGGCTTGTTTCAGATCGCCCTTGTTTGACAGGAGAGAAAAGCGTGTATTAACACGGATGAACAAACCAATCTGAGGAGGAATAATAGTGAACATTTATGACAAAGCCAATGATTTGGCCAAAGCACTGAGAGAAAGCAGCGAGGTGGAAGAGATTACTTCCGCGATGAAGCTGATTGAAGCTGATCCGGATGCAAAAGCAATGCTGGATAACTTCCGTGATCAACAAATGGAATTGCAACAACGCATGATGAGCGGGGATATGCCAGCTCCGGATGAGATGGAGAAAATGGAGAAATTGTTTGAAGTACTGAGCTTGAACCTGAACATCCGTCGTTTGTTTGATGCGGAGCGTCGCCTCAGTGTCATCATTGAAGACGTGAACAAAATTATTGCAGACAGCCTGGGTCATCTGTACGGTGGCGCTGAAGCGTAAATGCTTGTCTTGTTTTTTTACCTAAACCTTTCATATTAGCTCCTTATCGTTCATAGACTAGACATATAGAGTCGATCAAGAACGAAGGAGCTGTGAAGGGTGAAGAGGTTGAAAAAAGCAAAACATGTGATCTATCTGCTTATCGCGTTGTCGATGCTGGTCATTGCACTGCCGCGGATTTCCTTTGCTGGAGGAATGGACTGGGTTAATATTTTTGGCATCGTATGGGTGCTGTTCTCTTTATTAATCGTTGGTGCACATCTGCATTTTATTCTCGGTGTGGATGAAGAGAAGAAACGTGCACTGGAAGCCGTTCGCCGGGCGAAGCTGCGGCAGTGGGAGATGAAACTGCTGGACAAGCAAGAGCGGAGCAAGTCTGTATAAGGAATAGCATTACATTCAGTATGCCAGGGCAGGGCCGACAGATTCGGTTCTGTCTCTGGAAAAAAGACCGGATTCCCCTTCATATCAGGGGGTCCGGTCTTTTGTGTACATATAAGATTAGAGATCAATCGGATGATTGAATTCAAGCGGTGGATTTCCCTATGAGAATGGGGCAGGAGATGGGGTTATTTTCCTAAGGGCGTGTTATAATAGATACAGTATAGTACAGATGCATCTTCGGGGGTGGTACAGATGGACGGACAAGAAGAGAACGTAACGAAGCATGAACAGTTACTTCAACATATTGAACAACTGAAGGTTGGCAGTAAAATATCGGTACGTGGACTTGCGCGGGAGCTGGGCGTAAGTGAAGGGACAGCTTATCGTGCGGTGAAAGAGGCCGAGAACTTCGGGCTGGTCGTGACCAAGGAACGAATTGGGACCGTGCGGATTGAGAAGAGACCTCGGGGCATGTCGGAGCAGTTGACCTTTGCGGATGTTGTGACCATTGTGGAGGGCCATGTGTTGGGCGGAAACGAGGGCCTCGCCAAACCGCTGCACAAGTATGTGATCGGTGCGATGAAAGAACAGGCGATGGCCCGTTATATTGACGCTGGGAGTTTGCTGATTGTAGGTAACCGGGAGGATGCTCATTCTCTTGCCCTCGAACAGGGAGCGGGCGTGTTGATTACAGGTGGTTTCGGGACAAGCCGTGAAGTAAGAATTATGGCTGACGAGCTTGGGCTACCGATTATTTCATCCAGACATGATACATTCACGGTGGCTTCAATGATTAACCGTGCGATCTTCGACCGGCTGATTAAGAAAAAAATTATGCTTGTTGAGGATATCATCGGTCAGAAACCTCGCTTGCAGGTGCTGAAGGTGACCAGTTCAGCCGCAGATTTTCATATGCTGGTTTCGGAAACGGGAGAACACCGCTTCCCGGTGGTGGATGAATGGAACCGGGTCATCGGCATTGTGAGTCTGAAGGATGTCAGTGAGCTTACGGCAGATCAGAGTATTGAGAAATGCGTGATACGCCGCCCGATTACGGCCTCACTGCAGACTTCTCTCGCTTCAGCTGCCCAGATCATGACCTGGGAAGGCATCGACTTTCTGCCGATCGTGGATCGGAACCGCAAACTGATTGCGTCCGTCACACGCAAGGAAGTGCTTCAGGCCATGCGGGATGCCCAGAAGCAGCCCCAACTGGGAGAGACGTTTGATCATCTGATCTGGAATGGGTTTGCCGAGGAGCGCGGAGAACAGAATGAACTGTTATTTCACGGATTCATCATTCCCCAGATGGCAACCGACCTGGGGACGATCTCGGAAGGTGTTCTGTTGAATGTGATGACTCAGGCCGGCAGGCGGGCAGCTTGGGATGTAACAGGGAACGACCATGTGGTGGATAATGTGACGACTTATTTTGTAAGGCCCGTACAGATTGAAGATCAGATTCTGGTTCGACCGGTTATTCTGGAAACGAGCCGTCGTACATGCAAGATGGACATTGTAGTTACTCGTGAAGGCAGTGTGGTATGTAAAGCGGTGATGACATTACAATCCATTGATCATGCCTAATTGGGCGAATGATTCCAGGCATAGACAAAGAGAGTACTCCCTGATCGAGAAGCAATGCTGAGTTCCGTTGAAATCGCGGTTCAGGCAACGCTCGATGTAGGGCAGTACTCTCTTTTTTGCAGACCAAACGATAACACTTCAAGATATCATGCAGATTGTCCAGAGGTTTTACCTGATCCATTACTGGACCGTTGTTGAAGCCTGGCATAGTAACTGCGGTTACGTATTCCGGCGAATACATTGTATGCACCCATAATCAGAAATAGCGCTTCCACAACCACAGATAAGGTGGAACCCGTGAAGACAAACATGAGGATTAGCGCAAGCACGATGAGCATGCTACCCATCCAGATATTCGTCCAAGAGCGGTAAAGACCAGCGCTGGCAGCATCCGAGGTTCTGCGTGAACGAATGCTGTTCAGAGCTGCAAAGACCATGACAACGGCAAAGATAGCGATCAGAGCATATTTGAGTACATCGATGAACACAAAGACGCAGCTCCTTTTCTGGAAAGCATTTACTGCCCTTATTGTACCATGCAGAGATGAAGACAAGGGCAGTTTTTTTGCTATTACGCAGGAACATGCATGCGAATCTGTACCCAAACTTGCAGTACGCCTTCCATAACCAGCATGGTCTTGACCTGAACGGTGTACTCCTTCTCCCTGACAGAATACACTTTCTGATTCAGCATAATTCGCGTCATTTTACTGTACTCGTCGATGTTAAATACATCTCTGCCCCGCAGCACCTCAAGTTCGTCCCCGAGCTTCTGTAACATTACTTTCAGAGAAGCTTCGTCCGGACCTTTATCAGATTCTTCTGCGCGCACCTTGATTTCCTTGATAACGGTTTGGCGTTTACTGTATTTTTTCAGCGTTTTGATATCCTCCTCATTCTGATGCAGCTGAAGCTGCAGCTCCTGATTGTTCAGCCACAACGCATTGTAACTCAGGTGAAATACACCATTGTAGACGACACATCCAGCGATCATTCCAAGAACAAATACAGCGGTCATTCGCATCAGCGGGCGGTAACGGGAGAATGGCGGAATCCTCATGAACGCTGTTCCTGTCTCATATTAGCTCCGGCCTCCGCCGCACACCCATTTCACGAGTTCCGTTCCCATATGCGCGCCCATAAAAGCAGAGATCAGATACAGGATTTGTTTGACCGCCGGAGACAGGTTGCCATCCAGG from Paenibacillus sp. FSL R5-0341 harbors:
- a CDS encoding HAD hydrolase-like protein, coding for MTYTYPNPKGTLDMTKETVLRKPEAMIFDMDGTLFQTETLLLPAYQQLFDTLRAEGHFEGETPPEERMLGSLGMLLEDIWKVVMPEASEAAHRRADELLLQLEIEGLDEGSSQLYPGVKETLQALKDQGIRLFVASNGLEDYVKGVAFAHEIMPFFEGVYSAGQYKTPSKINLVQILLEKHRIQDAWMVGDRSSDVEAGKMNHQTVIGCAYAGFGRDEELAGSDALISDFKELLRLYDEAE
- a CDS encoding YheC/YheD family protein encodes the protein MSSPVLGIMTLYLNEHRALEERSIYRRMILEGRKRGLDIYVFTPADVHPGGKQIEAMVFHEEKGWSREWRSFPDLIFDRCRIQRNRRFQQLLAFREKYGHLLFLNRPLRNKWTIHQTLSEKANFREHLPETVLFQDMSDVNRMLKASSLVYLKPINGTGGRGILRVERSSSEANTVLVQGRDQKRRIITPRKVHLSRLGALLQHWNMKDKYLVQKGIQLQLPNGRVHDYRMLVQKNGEGHWELTGCAGRMGAEKSVTSNLHGGGQAVAMNRLMKQWIPDEELRAEINTTAEKFGIDVASFLEDTYGDLCELALDLAIDKSGRIYLLEVNPKPAREVFARIGERDMYYKAITQPLEYALWVYRNRASRPVKQIRTTRLASNRTSALKKARKKR
- a CDS encoding YheC/YheD family protein, encoding MSLHDDFKPVIAVLTMHDNQRMFRGNHQNFQDILQTGESMGYVVYIVTVRDLNVSGPTVKGYTYNKGSGKWVSQPFPLPHVLYNRIPNREDEGKPSVQRKIDECMQSGIELYNPFFFNKWNLFEWLKKSKSTQQLIPHTRRMRSASSLGAVLRTHPYLYLKPESGKAGKGIMMLKFQEKERLPYRLKIQTTRKSTTYKTATLAKLWARIRKETGLTPYIMQQGIELASSRKRPFDLRVLVQKNSKGQWSVTGVGARLAGSRSITTHVPRGGSVEDPEKLLTELFGEEMTTTLMKRVKSTSLMIARQVERGSGYTLGEMSMDLGIDDLGEIWFFEANAKPMKFDEPQIRRRSLERIFHYSAYLARQSKR
- a CDS encoding YheC/YheD family protein, whose protein sequence is MSLTFCNLHFTKQPDKVVYVSNALMKSLNLSGKKTVNLRFGRDRVPATIKPIKKAGKHLYLASGIRNLMNVPKRGSIYLRNLQNDEVQLGPLIGVLSDGPSTSTNPFGSRTGFIKQLLREGSRKSYIYAFTPRDINWQNETVSGFFLNDNGSFTRRTVPLPDVVYNRLPSRRSDFSPAINQLRERFIRRKIPFFNWSFFNKSDIYTLLENEPTAGRYIPESITNPSVEQMKEMLERHQFVYYKPTAGSLGNGIYRLTYSPKRGYFARYRKKGGNALLRFGSFNSLMRMLQGRHGKQLRGYVVQQGIRLIEIDECPIDFRFHMHKNGNNQWVVVGIGAKKAGRGSVTTHIKNGGSLMTPEQALSRNFGDRSGEVLQQAKSVAITLAQAIETQHQHLIGEIGFDLGIDQEEHVWMFEANAKPGRSIFRHPSLRVEGKSSVEHILEHCLYLSKFRKKEGI
- a CDS encoding YheC/YheD family protein gives rise to the protein MFPSAQTKTLAILVRATEGSPPFTDELFCRRLSLGSVRYALQVIVIPISVDAAHSPLQWGYAYHQGTWEKILIPTVDLIMDRCLRPLPRNVRQQLKERISTNGTDQHRYWSASLPGKWEVHRVLSRNPELRAKLAPTTRIGLHIPWETWLERWPMGLFFKPVSGTHGKNTFRLSRGATPATWIVEGRNADNEKFCITFDHTQAVSSWLATLQAERKMIVQPYLELSYQGRAFDIRALMQKNGQGRWTLTGCMVREGPVGSLTSNLHGGGRAYPAHAYLLQRYGTVRTEALLKSIRQTAALIPTLLESRFGRLAELGLDFGADADGQLWLIEVNSKPGRTSFAEAGDRRMHALTYTRPLAYARYLLQQHVLTDIIRPMKMPNTSSKAGLKPIPIHGG
- a CDS encoding YheC/YheD family protein, producing MSTKKVTIQVTGSGILQDDVIMLGEGVLKALKIPSGRPLQLQFGSFRREVTVIPVPRYDGLRINQTVASKTGLVPRSVLRVSYRSASRTLRLGPYISVLVSQDYPDQPDRPFGSITMFCQELVNACRKQGAYVSFFTPEDIGAVTGYMKGWVYDDGWKKTVLPVADVVNNRLTSRKLENKPSVQHFMKEVKSLYGTQTFNEKFLDKNEVFDALKSISTLKRVLPESYLLKTSSMLKTMCNRHPVVFLKPVRGSLGKGIIRVSRQTDGSFLTLATGVGGTRKQTYASLDKLYASMSGKMKTTRYQIQQGLTLIDHSGRPVDFRALVQKNRTGKWSVTSIVARIAGGSHYVSNLARGGSLSTVKEAVAKTQLSGSAKASAYAGLHTAALDIAKGIESAIPAHFGELGIDLALDSTGRVWLLEVNSKPSKNDNTPLSESKIRPSVKAMLEYSTYLAGF
- a CDS encoding YlbF family regulator, whose translation is MNIYDKANDLAKALRESSEVEEITSAMKLIEADPDAKAMLDNFRDQQMELQQRMMSGDMPAPDEMEKMEKLFEVLSLNLNIRRLFDAERRLSVIIEDVNKIIADSLGHLYGGAEA
- a CDS encoding DRTGG domain-containing protein; translated protein: MDGQEENVTKHEQLLQHIEQLKVGSKISVRGLARELGVSEGTAYRAVKEAENFGLVVTKERIGTVRIEKRPRGMSEQLTFADVVTIVEGHVLGGNEGLAKPLHKYVIGAMKEQAMARYIDAGSLLIVGNREDAHSLALEQGAGVLITGGFGTSREVRIMADELGLPIISSRHDTFTVASMINRAIFDRLIKKKIMLVEDIIGQKPRLQVLKVTSSAADFHMLVSETGEHRFPVVDEWNRVIGIVSLKDVSELTADQSIEKCVIRRPITASLQTSLASAAQIMTWEGIDFLPIVDRNRKLIASVTRKEVLQAMRDAQKQPQLGETFDHLIWNGFAEERGEQNELLFHGFIIPQMATDLGTISEGVLLNVMTQAGRRAAWDVTGNDHVVDNVTTYFVRPVQIEDQILVRPVILETSRRTCKMDIVVTREGSVVCKAVMTLQSIDHA
- a CDS encoding YtpI family protein translates to MFIDVLKYALIAIFAVVMVFAALNSIRSRRTSDAASAGLYRSWTNIWMGSMLIVLALILMFVFTGSTLSVVVEALFLIMGAYNVFAGIRNRSYYARLQQRSSNGSGKTSGQSA